DNA sequence from the Oncorhynchus clarkii lewisi isolate Uvic-CL-2024 chromosome 9, UVic_Ocla_1.0, whole genome shotgun sequence genome:
ccccccccccccaaagtcctGCCAGCACCACCTCTACAGTTGAGTTTGAACTAACCGATATTAACAGAATGATTTAAAATGGGGGTTGATTAAAATACTGCTCTGACATCACTACCGTCTCATCatacaaaaatacagaaaatattaAACAAAAAGGACCAAAATCCACAATTTGATCTCCATTTGTCTTGTTGTACTGttttatttaaatattttaaaTAGAAATCAGGACAGACGGCAGAAAAAgctaaatttaaaaaaagacaacCGTAAACAGAAGTTATCAGAACTCAATTTACACACATCACCCTCCATTGAAAACTAATGGCAATGTACAGATTTGATCATCAATCATCAAAATATAAGTGGAACATTGACAACAAAAACATGAGATGAGGGCTGTGGAGTAAGGGGGAATTGAATGGTATCTCTAGCATTATTGCTGGGTGAAGCTGGTAACAGGTatagtgccttcaaaaagtattcacacccctcgacttttccccacattttgttgtgttagaagctacatttaaaatgtagatttgccactggcctacacacacacacaataccccataatgtcaaataggAATTATGTTATGTaataatgaaaagctgaaatgttgagtcagtcaataagtattcaacccctttaaggcaagcctaaataagttcaggagtagcaATTTGCTAAACAACTCACATAAGTTGCacggactcactgtgtgcaataagtgtttaacatgatatttgaacgactacctcatctctgtaccccacatacaattatctatgaGGTCCCCGCAGTTgatcagtgaatttcaaacacagattcaaccaaagaccaaggttttccaatgccttgcaaagaatgctacccattggtagatgggtaaaaaaaaagtagacattgaatatccctttgagcatggtgaagttaattacacttcggatggtgtatcaatacacccagtcactacaaaaagaCTGACagccttcctaactcagttgccagagaggaaggaaccagctcaggaatttcaccatgatgtcaattgtgactttaaaacagttactgagtataatggctgtgataggagaaaactgaggatggatcaacaaaacTGTAGTTACTCCCCAATACTAACCTAAGTGAGAGTGaaaaggaaacctgtacagaattttaaaaaacaatgaatacttttgtattcaggacaaagttaTGTTTGGAAAAATCCAATACATTATTGAGTAGCATtccccatattttcaagcatagtggtggctgcatcataggATGGTATGCTTGTAATGGTTAATGTCTGGGGAGTTTTATAGgataacaacaaaaaatgtatggaatggagctaagtacaggcaaaatcccagaggaaaacctggttgtctgctttccaccagacacagagatgaattcacctttcagcaggacaataacctaaaatataaggccaaatctacactggagttgcttaccaagaagacagtgaatgctcctgagtggccaagtCACAAttgaaatctacttgaaaatctatgacaagacctgaaaatggttgtctagcaatgacagagcttgaagaattttgaaaataattaaatgggcaaatgttgcacaacctAGGTGCGGaaagcttttagagacttacgcaaaaagacacagctgtaatcgctgccaaaggtgcttccacaaagtattgactcaggggtgtgaatactgattCAATACTTATGAAatgacatgttttcactttgtcattattgggtatcaTGTGTAGACAGATGAGAAAAAactatatttaaaacaaaatgtggaataagtcaggtggtatgaatacttttgaaggcactgtactacCATCCCTCATTTTGCTTTGCTTCGGTCACTACTCTTCTGTTAAGCATCCTCTGCTCTCAGTATATCCATATGGAAGTGTCCATGGCTGATGACCAAATTAGCCACAGAAGCAATAGCCCCATAGGTTTCCCATGacaagagaaggagaggactCCTTGGACAACGTGGGTGTAGGGTGGGGTACTTAAAGGGATCATCACAGTAGGCAGAAGATGTCCTTTATCACAGTGTTAAACAGTGGGggtgggatggagagggggagaaagcaTGCTTCCTACAGAGCCTCTAATTCATCCCACACATTACCAGTGGGAGCCATGAGAGGGGAGGACATTTGCATTCCGATTCACAGCTGATCCCATACCATGGAATAGAAGGAAATGGTTTTTAAAACCCTGTGATACCCCCTGGAGCCCAGACATttcatcttcctctccatctctcccgaTAGCAGGATTGCCCCTCTTCCACTTATCTGTTTTGGCAGAAGCCTTGAGTGCCGTCGGGGCCTGCTGGTTGGCGGACAGCATGATTGTTTGACCGGTCCTCTGGAGGTGTGGTAGAATTTGTACGCCCTGGTCTGGAGGTAGGGAGAAGGCCAAGAACGGATATAGTAACTACAAAAATAGGCTTTAGTTAATAGTTGGGTTTCCAAGCTGTTTTTTTATTTACACAAAATAAATCTATTGTAAATTGAGCAGATACAATAACGATCCATTAGAAAGCTGTGACAAGATTCCCAGACTTTGTTTACAGAATCATAGAGATTATGGTGTCTGTTCCAAACATGTACAGGTATACACACAGTACAGGTGTAGGTGTGAGTTATTTATTTACCGGTCTGTGTTGGGCTTTTCCTGAGGCGACTCTTCAGGGCTGGCACTGCCCAGTATTCTCTTCCTGGCCTCAGCGTACTCCGCCTCCCGCTGGGCCAGGGACTTGACCTGTGGCACAGGCCGGTTCTGGCCCTGGGGCGACCCTAACGACCCGTTACTGGAGGGCCGCTTCAGAATGCGGATCTGGGGCGGGGGCGCAGCGTGTGGGGAGTCGTCCTGGATCACAACGCCCGTCTTCAATGGCGACTGTGTAGTGTTATTACTGGACACTCTGGGAGCAAAACAACAAACTAGTAAAAATGCTGGGAGGCAGATGTTTTGAGTAATGAGGTTATGAAATGCACATGCCATTAATTAATTGACTATATTCCAAAAGTCCTGTTCAttattagaaatgtttgctcCATGACTTGTTTGATTAATGAgtaatgtgtgagtgagtgcctAGAATGTCTCCGGAAGGCCAACAGTGTTTCAGAACTGAGCACTTTACTCACTTCTCTTTCTGGCTGATCCTAAGCTTTCCTTCTATTCTTCTGTCCATTTCCTGCATTAAGGGGATCGTCATTAAAATGCAATTGTACATTTCATACAGCATGAAAAATTCTAACATTAAGCCAAATGCAACTTAAAAGGGGTAGCCTGGGAGAGCAACGTAGAAAGGGGGAGTAGAGGGTGGCTGCAAACCACGGAGGGCTGGATTCAATTTCAAAGTTATTTATACACTGGCAGTAAAACCATAGCAAGGCTGAAATATAGGATCGCTAGTAGCTGGTAAATTGACGTTGAAGATGGAAACCTGATTGACACCATGATTTGTTTTCAAGATGCAAATATTACCGCTAGCTATCGGTGCACATAAATCGGTATAAATGTTTATGAAATATGCATTCATTCATAAATGGACACACAACAAACGTTATCCAGCAATACAAGACATCTGGATTTTAAAGTGAAGCTACCTAAAGCGTTTCAACAAGCTATTTTGAACATTCAGGGCAATCTTCCATCACATCAGGTCCAAGGACAGCTTTTTGGCTTGCTTTTCAGTTGTCGTAACGTCATACCAGTTATTAGCTAACGACGTTACTGGCTAGTTCAAACAAACCGGCGTTAGCTAACGTAAtgtcattagctagctaactagtagCGTTATTTTTTGTAACTAGTAGCGTTATCTAGCTGGCTAACGGTGCTAGCCTAACAATATGAACATATCAGtatctggctagctaacgttaactgatTGGCTAACGACGTGGCGTTAAATGGCTgcggtagctagctaacgttatcggTCAAAAAATACTACATCTGTAGTGGTTGCTGACTGAATGGCTAGAAgttttggttagctagctaactatgctGGTTGCCGGCGCGAAGAAGAGGCTAGCTAAATGTTGTGGCTGGTTCGACTGGGCCATCATTGCATTTCCTGTGTCAGTTCCCTGGCTCGAATTTAATATTAGCCAGTTAGCTGTGTCTAAAAATATCTGTCCCACTTCGTCTTTCATTTCTGGCATTGCTTGCTAACTTTACTAGCTATCAATGTTAGCCGGCTAACTTAAGCTAGTTAAGCGAACGTTGGTCATACGGACTGCCTAAAAATGTGTCAAGTGATCCTttcctcagcaaaaaaaaaaagccaaTGCATACGAACTCCCACAGATCTCCATTGTAGCATATTCTTACCCCACTGTCCGCTACTTAATCACAACTTTGGGAAACTTCATCATCCATGTTGCATTCTTTCAGACACGCTGAAGAGTTTCGTTCATGGGCACGCCAGATCCGCCCCTTATCCCACTCGCTGACATCACTTGGTTTTACGAACCAACACAGCCAGGGCACCGCGTAGACAGGTTTGTGTTCCTACGAAATGACGTTTCACAGTTGCCAtgcctctccctctgctttttttttgtgtaaattattatttattaagcAGTAAAATGCAAAACACAAGACACAGAACAGCCAGAGGGATTACACAAATAAATAAGGAAgataagaaagaaaaaaaatacaaatccaCATTATATTAAATCAAATACAGACATGTAgcgaatacatttttttttacatttagtttTGTATACGTTTTAATGATTCTAAAAAGTTTTCCAAATCAGATGAAAAATGTAAGAAAAAGCGATTTTTCTTCATAGATGTTGATTTGTGTAAGAAAATGTGTCTTAATAAAATAAAGGGATTTATGACATACTGACGTTCAATTGTGGAATCATTGTAGTAAAATAATATGTCAAATTTAGATATTTCAATGGTTGTATGCATTTTGTTGTGAAGATATAGTTTTACATCAGTCCAGGACACCTCACCATGTAAACAATTACAGAATAAGTGTTCAATAGATTTAGTTTCTAGTTTAAAAAAAAGGATTCACTGGTAACGTcaggtatatatttttaaatgaggGTGGGGATGTCAAAATCACTAAAACCTCTCCAAATCTGGATCGTCACTAGCGATGGACATTGAGTATTTTCTGTGAGCCGGATCATTTGGTTTCGTTCAACTAAAAGAGCCACTCATTTGGCTCTCAAACGGCTCTTCGTTCAGTAAGGtttataaatggaaaaaccatgAAAAATAGTCAATCTCTAATTTAAAGCCCAAAACGTTGCTTAACATTATGTCAGATAGTGAAATGTGAGTTCAAATACATGCTTACCATACCCAATTATTAGATGGCctacaatatacactgctcaaaaaaataaagggaacacttaaacaacacaatgtaactccaagtcaatcacacttctgtgaaatcaaactgtccacttaggaagcaacactgattgacaataaatttcacatgctgttgtgcaaatggaatagacaacaggtggaaattataggcaattagcaaaacacccccaataaaggagtggttctgcaggtggggaccacagaccacttctcagttcctatgcttcctggctgatgttttggtcacttttgaatgctggcggtgctttcactctagtggtagcatgagacggagtctacaacccacacaagtggctcaggtagtgcagctcatccaggatggcacatcaatgcgagctgtggcaagaaggtttgctgtgt
Encoded proteins:
- the LOC139416573 gene encoding SUZ RNA-binding domain-containing-like yields the protein MDRRIEGKLRISQKEKVSSNNTTQSPLKTGVVIQDDSPHAAPPPQIRILKRPSSNGSLGSPQGQNRPVPQVKSLAQREAEYAEARKRILGSASPEESPQEKPNTDRPGRTNSTTPPEDRSNNHAVRQPAGPDGTQGFCQNR